GCTCTCCGCTGCACCGCCGGCTGGGAGTTCGAGCGCCTTGCGCGCTCCCCAAACGATCGGAGACAGGCGCCACGGCCGCAGATTGTGGCTTATCCGTATCACTCGACCCCCGCGGTCGAGGAAAACGATATCGATCGCGAAGCGCATGAAGAACATGTGCATGCACATGAAGGGTTCCATCCACCCAGCCTCGAATAACATCCCGGTTCCAGGCGCGAGGCCCTCGCGTCCGAGCAGGCCGCGGCTCTTGCCCCTCATTCCGCCCGCCTCTTCGAGCCGCTCGCAGAGCACCGTCGAACGCGTCCGATTGAACGCACGCAATCCAGCCGCCCCTCTCACCTCAGCGTCTTCCATCATCTCTCCCCCTTGCCGCGCCGCATCGCCGCCGCGCGCCGATTCACTGTCTCGCCCGAAGCGGGTGTATTACAATGGCGAGCGGACATGACGTATCGGCGCACGGTTGCTTGTCTTCGGCATCGAGCAGGCACTATTTAACATCGGGCCCGTAACGGCGGGCTATCCTGTCGCCTGGAGGGCCTGTGGACTCGACCGTCCTTCGTTAAAACCGCGCGCCGGCGCAGGCCGAATGGAATCGAGCGATTAGGTCCAAGAGATGGACACTATCTGGCTGCCGCCCGCATTAGTATGTTACGCGCTTTCAGCGGCCGGATTCGTCGCCGGACGCGCTGCCAATCGTCCGCGATGGGCCGATCAGGCGGTGCCATTGCTTGGCGCCGCGGTGCTCTTTCACACGATGGACCTGGTGCTTGGGGCGATCAACGCCGGGAATATGCCGGTTACGAACTTCGGCCAGTCGTTGTCGTTCCTGGCCTGGCTCACGGCGATCGTCAGCTTCGTGCTGATTTCCCGCATGCGGATGCAGGTGCTCGGCGCTTTCGTCGCGCCGGGGGTTCTAGCCGCGGTCGCGGCCGCAATGCTGCTCGAGCGCCGCAGCCGCCTCGTGATTCCCGACAGCCTGCGCAGTGCATGGCTGCCTGTTCATGTGACGCTCGCTTTCCTCGGCGACGCGCTCTTCATGGTTGCGGCGGGCGTGAGCCTCGCCTACCTGGTGTACGAATCTCGCCTCAAGGCGAAGCGCCCGATGGCGCCGACGGGACAGACGACGCCGAGTCTCGAAAAGCTCGACCGTATCAACTACCGGCTGCTCGGATGGGGCTTCGTGATGCTGTCGCTCGGGATCGTGAGCGGCGCGCTGTGGGCGGAAGCGACCTGGGGCCATTTCTGGTCGTGGGAGCCGCAGGAATCGTGGTCGCTGGTCACCTGGCTGCTCTATGCAGGATTGCTCGAGTCGCGGGTCGCCGCCGGATGGCGCGGGCGGCGCGCCGCGGCGCTCACGCTCGCGGTGTTCACAGTCCTGGTGGGATCGTTCCTGAGCGTGAGTCTGCTCTTTCCCGGCAAGCACGGCGGGAGTTTCGGCTGAGGCGCGGCGAACGCACACACGATGGATGAGAAACTCCTCATCGCCGGCATCAACCATCGCACCGCTCCGGTAGCGGTTCGCGAGCAGTTGGCCTATGGCGACAGCAAAATCGCCGCGGCGCTCGGGCGGCTCAAGGATCGCGCGCCCGCGCTCGCCGAATGTGCGCTGATTTCGACCTGCAACCGCGTCGAGATTATCGGCGTGGCATCCGACCCGGCGCGCGCGATCGACGAGGCGATAGGCTTCCTCGCCGCCGATCGCGAGGTTGACGCGGCGCTGTTCGCCGGCGCGCTCTATCGCTTCGAGGGGCGGCAGGCTGCGCGCCACCTGTTCCGCGTCGGCGCGAGCCTCGACTCGATGGTGGTCGGCGAGCCGCAGATCCTCGGCCAGCTCAAGCTCGCCTACAGCCACGCGGCCGAGGCCGGCACCGCCGGCCTGGTGCTGCATCGCGCCTTTCATCGTGCCTTTTCGGTCGCCAAGCGCGTGCGCAAGGCGACGCTGATCGGCCGCGGCTCGGTATCGGTCAGCTCGGCGGCCGTGCGCCTGGCGGGACAAATCTTCGACACCCTCGGGGACAAGACGGTAATGCTGATGGGAGCGGGCCAGATGGCCGAGCTCACCGCGCGCCAGCTCCATGCGCTCGGCGCGGAGACGCTGCTGGTGACGAGCCGCACCTTCGACCATGCGGCCGCGCTCGCCCGCGCGCTCGGCGGCACCGCCGTCCCCTTCGAAAACCATCGCCCGTATCTCAAGATCGCCGACATCGTGATCGGCTCGCTCTCGGCTGCGCGGCCGGTGCTCGAGGCCGGCGATTTCGAAGCCATCCTGCGCGAGCGCCGCTACCGTCCGATGTTTCTTATCGACATGGGCGTGCCGCGTAACTTCGACGATCGGCTGAACTCGATGGAGAACGTGTACCTGTATGACATCGACGACCTCGGCGCGGTCGTTACCGAATCGCTCGGCGAGCGTGCGCGCGAGGCGGACAAGGCCGAAACGATCGTGGCCGACGCGCTCGACTCCTTCATGCGCTGGATGGACGGGCTCGACCTGGTGCCGGCAATCAAGGATATCCGCGTCAGTATCGAGCAGCTGCGCGACACCGAGCTGGGACGCCATCGCGCATGGCTGGCGACGATGGAGCCGGCGGAGCGCCGGCGGATCGAAGCGCTGACGCGGACGCTGGTGAACAAGCTCCTCCATCGTATCCTGGCAGGCCTGCGCAGCTCCGGGGCCGGCTCGCCTGACCCCGTGTATACCGCGGAGATCGCACGCCGCCTGCTCTGTGGCGATCTGGCCGCCGAGGGACCCGCACTTAACCCCGCGGTATCCGGCCTCGACTTCGAGATCGATCTTGATTCCGACGATGACGAGGAGCCGTGATCCGCGGCAGCCGCCTCCGATGCGCGCGGCTCGCGCAACCGTGTTCGGTCGTTCGGTCAACATAAATAGATGGCCTCCGTAATTCGTATCGGTTCGCGTCCAAGCCCCCTTGCGCTCGCGCAGGCCGAGCTGGTGCGGCAACGGATGCGGCGTCTGCTGCCCTCGGCGGTGATCGAGATCGTCCCGATTCGCACGAGTGGCGATCGGATGGCCAGCGCGTCGCTCGCCGCCGTCGGCGGCAAGGGACTTTTCGTCAAGGAGCTGGAACAGGCCCTCGTCGAGCGCCGCGTCGACCTCGCCGTCCACTCGATGAAGGACCTGCCGGCGCGGCTTGCCCCGGAGTTTCGTATCGCCGCCGTGCCCGAGCGCGCCGACCCGCGCGACGCGCTGCTCGCGCGCGCGCCCGGCGGCTCGCTCGCCGCGCTGCCGTGCGGTGCGCGCCTTGGAACCTCGTCAGCGCGCCGGCGCTTCGAGGCGTTGCGGCAGCGCCCCGACCTAACGGTCGTGCCGCTGCGCGGGAACGTCGATACGCGCCTTGCGCGCCTTGCGGCCGGCGACTTCGATGCGATCATCCTTGCGCTGGCCGGTCTCGCGCGGCTCGCGCGGGGCGAGGGCGACGCCGCCCAAAGCGGCGTCGCCCTCGCCCCGCTCGACGACCGCGACTTCCTCCCCAGCGGCGGCCAGGGCGCGCTCTGTATCGAGGCGCTGGCCGGCCCTCCCGCCGCCGCCGGCTCGGCCGAGGTCGAGGCGACGCTCGTCGCGCTCGACGATCCGCGGGCGCGGATGGAAACCGCCGCCGAACGCGCCTTCCTGGCCGCGCTCGGCGCGTCGTGCGTCTCGCCCGTCGGCGCGCTTGCGCGGATCGACGGGCCGGCAATCGCGATGCGCGCGATCGTCTTCAGCCTCGATGGCGCGCGCCATCTAATCGACGAAATCGCCGGCGAAGCCGGCGATGGCGATGCCGCCGCCGCGCTCGGGGCGCGGCTGGCGGAGCGGATGCTCGCGGCCGGGGCGGACGAGATGGTCGGCGCGGGAGCCGCCGCGCCTTCGCCATCGGCAGGGCCCGCCCCGGCAGCAGACGCATCGCCGCTTCGCGGCAGACATATCGTGATCACTCGCGCGCGCGGTAATGGCGGCTCGTTTGCCGCCGGATTGCGCGCGCTCGGCGCCGAGGTCACGGAATTCCCGACGATCGAAATCGTGGCGCCCGACAGTTATACGGCGATCGACGCGGCTATCGCGCGACTGGCCGCTTTCGATTGGGTGATCTTCACCAGCGCGAGCGGGGTCGAGCGGATGCTCGAGCGGATGCGGACGCGTGGTGTCGATTCCCGCGCGCTCGGGGCGCCGAAGCTCGGCGCGATCGGTCCCGCCACCGCCGAGCGCCTGAGGGCCCATGCGCTCGCGGCCGCAGCGATTCCGGATGAGTACCGCGCGGAGGCAATCGTCGAAGCGATCGGCGCGGACCGCGTCCGCGGCGCGCGGATCCTGATTGCGCGCGCGCAGGCGGCGCGGGAGGTGTTGCCGCAGATGCTCGCAGCGGCGGGCGCGCGCGAGGTCATAGTCGCGCCGGTTTACAAAACCGTAAAGCCCGCGGACGCGCCGGTCGCCCGCGTTCGCGAGATCGCGGCGGCCCATG
Above is a genomic segment from Candidatus Binataceae bacterium containing:
- a CDS encoding DUF192 domain-containing protein, which encodes MEDAEVRGAAGLRAFNRTRSTVLCERLEEAGGMRGKSRGLLGREGLAPGTGMLFEAGWMEPFMCMHMFFMRFAIDIVFLDRGGRVIRISHNLRPWRLSPIVWGARKALELPAGGAAESRTEVGDQIALERS
- the ccsB gene encoding c-type cytochrome biogenesis protein CcsB: MDTIWLPPALVCYALSAAGFVAGRAANRPRWADQAVPLLGAAVLFHTMDLVLGAINAGNMPVTNFGQSLSFLAWLTAIVSFVLISRMRMQVLGAFVAPGVLAAVAAAMLLERRSRLVIPDSLRSAWLPVHVTLAFLGDALFMVAAGVSLAYLVYESRLKAKRPMAPTGQTTPSLEKLDRINYRLLGWGFVMLSLGIVSGALWAEATWGHFWSWEPQESWSLVTWLLYAGLLESRVAAGWRGRRAAALTLAVFTVLVGSFLSVSLLFPGKHGGSFG
- the hemA gene encoding glutamyl-tRNA reductase translates to MDEKLLIAGINHRTAPVAVREQLAYGDSKIAAALGRLKDRAPALAECALISTCNRVEIIGVASDPARAIDEAIGFLAADREVDAALFAGALYRFEGRQAARHLFRVGASLDSMVVGEPQILGQLKLAYSHAAEAGTAGLVLHRAFHRAFSVAKRVRKATLIGRGSVSVSSAAVRLAGQIFDTLGDKTVMLMGAGQMAELTARQLHALGAETLLVTSRTFDHAAALARALGGTAVPFENHRPYLKIADIVIGSLSAARPVLEAGDFEAILRERRYRPMFLIDMGVPRNFDDRLNSMENVYLYDIDDLGAVVTESLGERAREADKAETIVADALDSFMRWMDGLDLVPAIKDIRVSIEQLRDTELGRHRAWLATMEPAERRRIEALTRTLVNKLLHRILAGLRSSGAGSPDPVYTAEIARRLLCGDLAAEGPALNPAVSGLDFEIDLDSDDDEEP
- the hemC gene encoding hydroxymethylbilane synthase, translating into MASVIRIGSRPSPLALAQAELVRQRMRRLLPSAVIEIVPIRTSGDRMASASLAAVGGKGLFVKELEQALVERRVDLAVHSMKDLPARLAPEFRIAAVPERADPRDALLARAPGGSLAALPCGARLGTSSARRRFEALRQRPDLTVVPLRGNVDTRLARLAAGDFDAIILALAGLARLARGEGDAAQSGVALAPLDDRDFLPSGGQGALCIEALAGPPAAAGSAEVEATLVALDDPRARMETAAERAFLAALGASCVSPVGALARIDGPAIAMRAIVFSLDGARHLIDEIAGEAGDGDAAAALGARLAERMLAAGADEMVGAGAAAPSPSAGPAPAADASPLRGRHIVITRARGNGGSFAAGLRALGAEVTEFPTIEIVAPDSYTAIDAAIARLAAFDWVIFTSASGVERMLERMRTRGVDSRALGAPKLGAIGPATAERLRAHALAAAAIPDEYRAEAIVEAIGADRVRGARILIARAQAAREVLPQMLAAAGAREVIVAPVYKTVKPADAPVARVREIAAAHAIDLVAFTSSSTVMNFCEMVGASIARKLKAAAIGPITAETARSAGIEVVAQPAEYTVAALMMAIRDYFATDSGSR